One segment of Campylobacter concisus DNA contains the following:
- a CDS encoding beta-ketoacyl-ACP synthase II: MKRVVVTGIGMINALGLDKESSFKAICEGKTGVKEITSFDVSDFPVKIAAEITDFDPNSILDGKEVKKVDRFIQLGIKASNEAMADANFKEFDAHKFGVSSAAGIGGLPNIEKNSITYFEKGVKRISPFFIPSALVNMLGGIVSINHGLKGPNLSSVTACAASTHAISQAAKCIMIGQATNMLVIGAESTICGVGIGGFAAMKALSTRNDEPSKASRPFDANRDGFVMGEGAGALVLEEYESAVARGAKIYAEVVGFGESGDAHHITSPTLEGPLSAMKQALDMAKGVKIDYVNAHGTSTPVNDKNETAALKAVFGDKCPPVSSTKGQTGHCLGGAGAIEAVISIMAMRDGIIPPTINYETPDPECDLDYVPNKARKADIKAVMSNSFGFGGTNGVVIFKKLD; encoded by the coding sequence TTGAAACGAGTCGTTGTAACTGGTATAGGCATGATAAACGCACTTGGTCTTGACAAAGAGAGCTCTTTTAAGGCTATTTGCGAGGGTAAAACAGGCGTGAAAGAGATCACAAGCTTTGATGTAAGTGACTTTCCTGTTAAAATTGCTGCCGAGATAACTGATTTTGATCCAAATAGCATTTTAGACGGCAAAGAGGTGAAAAAAGTAGATCGTTTCATACAGCTTGGCATAAAAGCATCTAATGAAGCTATGGCTGATGCGAATTTTAAAGAGTTTGATGCTCATAAATTTGGCGTTAGCTCGGCAGCTGGCATAGGTGGTTTGCCAAATATTGAGAAAAATTCAATCACATACTTTGAAAAAGGCGTAAAGAGAATTTCACCATTTTTCATTCCATCTGCACTTGTAAATATGCTAGGTGGCATAGTTTCTATAAATCACGGACTTAAGGGTCCAAATTTGTCTAGCGTAACAGCATGTGCAGCAAGCACTCATGCGATATCGCAAGCTGCAAAATGCATTATGATTGGTCAAGCTACAAATATGCTAGTTATCGGCGCTGAGTCTACTATTTGTGGTGTAGGTATAGGTGGTTTTGCAGCAATGAAAGCTCTCTCAACTAGAAATGATGAACCAAGTAAGGCATCAAGGCCATTTGATGCAAATCGTGATGGTTTTGTAATGGGTGAAGGAGCTGGTGCACTTGTGCTTGAAGAGTATGAGTCAGCTGTTGCAAGAGGTGCTAAAATTTATGCTGAAGTAGTTGGATTTGGTGAGAGCGGAGATGCACACCATATCACATCACCAACACTTGAAGGTCCATTAAGTGCGATGAAACAAGCACTTGATATGGCAAAAGGTGTAAAGATAGATTATGTAAATGCGCACGGTACTTCAACGCCTGTAAATGATAAGAATGAGACTGCGGCACTAAAAGCAGTTTTTGGTGATAAATGTCCACCAGTTAGCTCAACAAAAGGTCAAACCGGACACTGTCTAGGTGGTGCTGGTGCGATCGAGGCTGTTATATCTATAATGGCAATGAGAGATGGTATTATCCCTCCAACGATAAACTACGAAACTCCTGATCCAGAGTGCGATCTAGACTACGTTCCAAATAAAGCTAGAAAAGCTGATATAAAAGCTGTTATGAGCAACTCATTTGGTTTTGGTGGCACAAATGGCGTCGTGATATTTAAAAAGTTGGATTAA
- the acpP gene encoding acyl carrier protein, with product MAVFEDVRDVVVEQLSVDPQAVKLESKIIEDLGADSLDVVELVMALEEKFEVEIPDSEAEKLISIQDVVNYIEKLGK from the coding sequence ATGGCAGTATTTGAAGACGTAAGAGACGTAGTTGTAGAGCAACTAAGTGTAGATCCACAAGCAGTAAAATTAGAGTCTAAAATCATTGAGGATTTAGGCGCTGATTCACTTGATGTTGTAGAACTAGTTATGGCTTTAGAAGAGAAATTTGAAGTAGAAATTCCTGATAGCGAAGCAGAGAAATTAATAAGCATTCAAGACGTTGTAAATTATATAGAAAAACTAGGCAAATAA
- the fabG gene encoding 3-oxoacyl-ACP reductase FabG has translation MKFSGKNVLITGASRGIGAQIAKTIANMGLKVWINYRSKPEIADALQAEIEQNGGKAAVIKFDATDEDEFIKGINLIVDSDGELSYLVNNAGITNDKLALRMKTSEFTDVINANLTSAFIGCREALKVMSKKRFGAVVNVASIVGEMGNAGQVNYSASKGGLIAMSKSFAKEGASRNIRFNSVTPGFIETDMTHGLSDEVKKTYSDNIPLKRFGSASEVAEAVAFLLSDHASYVTGETLKINGGLYM, from the coding sequence ATGAAATTTAGCGGAAAAAACGTGCTAATAACAGGTGCAAGTAGAGGTATTGGCGCACAAATCGCAAAAACGATTGCAAATATGGGCTTAAAAGTGTGGATAAATTACCGCTCAAAGCCTGAGATAGCAGACGCTTTGCAGGCTGAGATCGAGCAAAATGGCGGCAAGGCTGCAGTGATAAAATTTGACGCAACTGACGAAGATGAGTTTATAAAAGGTATAAATTTGATAGTCGATAGCGACGGCGAACTAAGCTACCTTGTAAATAACGCTGGCATCACAAACGACAAGCTAGCGCTTCGCATGAAAACTAGCGAATTTACAGATGTGATAAATGCAAATTTAACTTCAGCTTTCATAGGATGTAGAGAGGCTTTAAAAGTGATGAGCAAAAAGCGCTTTGGAGCGGTCGTAAACGTCGCATCTATCGTTGGTGAGATGGGAAATGCTGGACAGGTGAATTATTCAGCCAGCAAGGGCGGACTAATCGCCATGAGCAAGAGCTTTGCAAAAGAGGGCGCAAGCAGAAATATCCGCTTTAATAGCGTAACTCCTGGTTTTATCGAGACTGATATGACGCATGGGCTAAGTGATGAGGTGAAAAAAACTTATAGCGATAATATCCCGCTAAAACGCTTTGGCAGTGCTAGTGAAGTAGCTGAGGCAGTGGCGTTTTTGTTAAGTGATCACGCAAGCTACGTAACTGGAGAGACGCTTAAAATAAATGGCGGACTTTATATGTAG